The genomic interval TGTTTTCAAAAAACTCGGCCGGAATACCGGCTTGCATATCCTGGGCCTGCGCCTGCATGGATTTTTTGCAGACCTGAAAGCCTTGCCCAAGTTCATTACGCATTCCCCCGGAAACCCCGCCCATGCCAACCGCACAGGTCTTGCAGGTGTTCGAACTCCTCAAAGCACGATAAAGTTTGAACACGCCGCCGGCTTTTTTCCCCATCCGAAAAGAATATCGAATAGCCGGCCATCCTCCCCCGGATTTGACTTTGAGTTTTGCCATGAATTATTTCTTAACGATTTTTTAGAAAATAGCCAATATAAGAGGAAACTAAAATAGTATATGCTGTCATTTTTATTCAACCCCCTCCTTTTTTATTCGTAGTTCATAATAAAATAATTTAAGTACTAAAAATTTTGATTATGTAGTAGGGCCGCTCCGGCTCCTCGCCCTGAAAAACGGGGCGAGGGATCCTGCGCGGGCTCCAAGCGCCTCCTCCCGACTTCATTATTATATTATTTAAGGAAAGTCGGGACGGGGTCGCTCTCCGCAACGTTGCTTTCCTTCCCAAGCGGAGCTTGGGAAGGAGGTAGTGAAAAACTGTCATTTTGCAGAAGCCTATGCTACAATTAACAAAATTTCTCCTTAACCTTCAACCAAAAAATGAGTATTGAGATTAGTCAGAGTTATAAAATCAATTTAGACTTGCATCATAAGATTTCAGTTTTTATTTTACATGACTCAAAACATTCATTCCCAGGAGGTCAAAATGGAAGATTATACACCACAACAACTAAAAAAATGGATACAGGATCTTTTTGATCCTGATACCTCAAAGGAAGAATTAGAACGTAATGCCATGACGCTTGCCCACATCCGCCAACCGGAAGCTTTACGCGCACTTGAAGAATTTCGAAAATCATCTCGAGGAAAAGAGGTAGAATGGATTGGTTGTGCAATTGATGAATGTGTTTTCGGGTTGCTGTCGCCTGAAAACGAACGCGAAGAAAAAGACTACGTCCGTGTAGAACTTTGGCAGCGTTACGAAAATGAGATTATTGAGATGGAGGGTAAACTTGAAGCGGCGGAAGATAGAAAAAAACAACTGGAAGTTGAAAAAGAATTTTTGCAAAACATCGAAGATCACGCCCCTGAAGGGCAGCCCAAATTAACTGTAATGGGAAGTCTTGGTGGAATAGACAATCTCATTTGTCTTGAAGAAAATAAAATCATGAATCTCAAACTTGAAATCGAGGGACAGGAATTTCTTCTTGAGCAAATTGAAAAAGCCATTGAATCCCCTTTTTATCGCAAGTATGGCAAGGATCAAATCGGGGTGGAAATTCATCGGAATTCTGAAGCGTGGGTGGAAGAAGACATGGACGATGAGTTACCGTTTTGAGGTTTTCTATGGACTCTAATTCTAATAAAAAGCAAATGGACGACCCACTCCAACCATAACTGAAGAAAAAATCCGAGAAGCTGGCGGCCAAATTACTTTTGAGCGGGCTTTTGAGTATGTTTGCTCGGAATATGTTAGTAAGCGCATTGTTTGGCCATCCATTTGTGAAGTGCGCGCTGAGGTGGATGGTAATTATGGAAAATATGTAACCGGATTCTAACCGTTGAAAAATGGGATCACCCGAACGTTTTGTTCCTGTCCCGCGGAAAAGCAGTTCTGCAAACACGCCGCAGCCTTGGGAATCACCTGGGTGCAGGATCCGGAAACATTTTTCAACATGGAGTCGCTGCCAGAAATGCTTAAAAAGAAATCGAGGAAGGAGCTTGAAGAATTGATTATGCAAATTATTTATAAACGAACGGAGTGCCTGACCCTGTTAGGCATCGAGGGATTTGCGGAGGATAAAAAATACGATAATGATGAGTGGTTTGATGAAGACGAGTATGGTTATTAATATTTGTGAAAAAGTTTTTTAAGTCTGTTTAAGGGTCGTCACTCTTTTCTTGTTCAACTCTCCTTCCCCAAAACGGCCACCCTGTGAAAGTCGTAATCAATAAAACCAGGCCTGCCTACAAGCGTGACAGATGCCCACAACTATGTCACAAAATCTGACATACTTTTAAGAGTTTTCTAAAAAATTACGAAATAGAAAAATATCGTTTGCGCATTGGCACATTTGTTTCTATATTTAAAGACTCTCAAATTGTTAAACCAGCCGAATCAGTCGTTAATCGTTAAGACAACTTCCATAGGAGGAAAAGCATGGGGCATAGCCTTAAGAATATCTCTATCTTGATTATAACCATAGCAACCTGGCTTGCTCCACTGTATTTACCCGAAACCATCCATGCCCAAAACGAAGAAGAATCCGACCGAAGCTTTCTTTCTCTCTACAAAGAAGCGGCAGAGAGGTATCATAGAGAAGAATTCGATGAGGCAATTCAACTGGGAAATATTATTCGTGAGCGCTATCCCGATGAACCTGCAGGTGCTTTTGGTTTACTGACGTCCTATCAAACAATCATGAGAAATTATCGGGTGAGAATTTATGAATCAGAATTCGACAGCCTGCTGAATCTCTCGGTTAAATTAGCTAAAAAAGCGGTCAAAAACAACAAAAAAGACGGCAGAAATTATTTTTATTTAGGGTGCGCCTATGGATCGAGATGCGTAT from candidate division KSB1 bacterium carries:
- a CDS encoding SWIM zinc finger family protein, yielding MKNGITRTFCSCPAEKQFCKHAAALGITWVQDPETFFNMESLPEMLKKKSRKELEELIMQIIYKRTECLTLLGIEGFAEDKKYDNDEWFDEDEYGY